The proteins below are encoded in one region of Segatella copri:
- a CDS encoding transglycosylase SLT domain-containing protein — protein sequence MKNKGYLYALYALFLLAACADKKPQQELTPWGTPVGEMEHADNSDGADGDEKKPASTSKGLSLEDIQANGELIMLTVNGPTTYYDYRSHGMGLQYLLCEKFAQQIGVSLRVEECKDTAEMVRKLEKGEGDVIAVPLPRKQTRGNLLFCGVTPDSTRTQWAVQNGNKSLADTLNGWFKPKLIAQVKQEESWLLSSASVRRHVYSPFLNRSKGVISRYDHLFQRYSGTARMDWRLMAAQCYQESCFDPNAKSWAGACGLMQIMPGTAAHLGLPMSMIHEPEANVAAAARYMAELQGHFSDVGDPSQRMLFALASYNGGYFHIRDAMSLARKHGQNPHNWGVIRNYILRLSQPAYYTDPVVKYGYMRGTETVDYVDRIRARWGEYSGGSGFHESLRGSGMGSGSFHGAPVKSKRHYQNKYHI from the coding sequence ATGAAGAATAAAGGATATTTATACGCATTATATGCACTATTTTTGCTCGCTGCCTGTGCCGACAAGAAACCGCAGCAGGAGCTTACGCCATGGGGAACTCCTGTAGGCGAAATGGAGCATGCTGACAACTCTGATGGGGCTGATGGTGATGAAAAGAAACCTGCTTCAACCAGCAAGGGGCTTTCGCTCGAAGATATTCAGGCCAATGGTGAGCTCATCATGCTTACCGTTAACGGCCCTACTACCTATTATGATTACCGCAGCCACGGAATGGGACTGCAATATCTGCTCTGCGAGAAGTTTGCCCAGCAGATCGGCGTGTCGTTACGCGTAGAAGAATGTAAGGATACGGCTGAAATGGTACGCAAACTGGAGAAGGGAGAAGGTGATGTGATTGCCGTGCCCCTACCCCGAAAACAGACCAGAGGCAACCTGCTGTTCTGTGGTGTTACGCCCGACAGTACCCGAACCCAATGGGCTGTGCAGAACGGCAACAAGAGTCTTGCCGACACCCTGAACGGCTGGTTTAAGCCTAAGCTGATTGCTCAGGTCAAGCAGGAAGAATCGTGGCTGCTTTCTTCTGCCAGCGTGCGCCGCCACGTTTATTCACCATTTCTGAACCGTTCTAAGGGTGTTATTTCCCGCTACGACCACCTCTTCCAGCGCTATAGCGGAACGGCTCGCATGGACTGGCGTCTGATGGCTGCCCAATGTTATCAGGAGAGCTGTTTTGACCCGAATGCGAAGTCATGGGCTGGAGCTTGCGGACTGATGCAGATTATGCCAGGCACGGCTGCCCATCTGGGTTTGCCGATGAGCATGATTCATGAACCTGAGGCGAATGTGGCTGCGGCAGCCAGATATATGGCGGAACTGCAGGGGCATTTTTCTGACGTGGGCGACCCGTCCCAGCGCATGCTTTTTGCCCTTGCTTCTTATAATGGTGGCTATTTCCACATCAGAGATGCGATGTCGCTGGCTCGCAAACATGGTCAGAATCCGCACAATTGGGGCGTAATTCGCAATTATATTCTGCGCCTTTCTCAACCGGCTTATTACACAGACCCGGTGGTGAAATACGGTTACATGCGAGGCACGGAGACGGTAGATTATGTGGATAGAATCAGAGCCCGCTGGGGTGAATACAGCGGTGGTTCAGGCTTCCATGAGAGTCTTCGTGGCAGCGGTATGGGCAGCGGTTCCTTCCATGGAGCCCCTGTTAAATCTAAGCGCCACTACCAAAATAAGTATCATATATAA
- the hisG gene encoding ATP phosphoribosyltransferase encodes MLRIAVQSKGRLFDDTMNLLAEADIKVSASKRTLLVQSSNFPLEVLYLRDDDIPQSVASGVADIGIVGENEFVERGENAQIIDRLGFSKCRLSLAIPKKIDYPGLQWFNGKKIATSYPNILRKFMKKNNINADIHVITGSVEISPGIGLADGIFDIVSSGSTLVSNNLAEVEVVMKSEALLIGNWNMDEEKHEILNEMLFRFEAVRSAQDKKYVMMNAPKEKVQEITEVLPGIKSPTIIPLADEEWCSIHTVLDEKRFWEIIGKLKELGAQGILVTPIEKMIL; translated from the coding sequence ATGTTACGAATAGCAGTACAAAGTAAGGGTCGTCTTTTCGACGACACCATGAATCTTTTAGCAGAGGCTGACATCAAAGTAAGCGCCTCTAAACGCACCCTCCTGGTGCAGTCAAGCAACTTTCCTCTCGAAGTTCTCTACCTTCGTGATGATGATATTCCTCAGAGCGTAGCCTCTGGTGTGGCAGATATCGGAATCGTGGGCGAGAACGAGTTTGTAGAGCGTGGAGAGAATGCGCAGATTATTGACCGTCTGGGTTTCAGCAAGTGCCGCCTGAGCCTCGCCATTCCTAAGAAGATTGATTATCCGGGATTGCAATGGTTCAACGGCAAGAAGATTGCTACTTCTTACCCTAACATCTTGCGCAAGTTTATGAAGAAGAATAATATCAATGCCGACATCCATGTCATTACGGGTTCTGTAGAAATCAGTCCGGGCATCGGTTTGGCTGACGGTATTTTCGATATTGTAAGTTCAGGTTCTACTCTGGTCAGCAACAATCTTGCTGAGGTTGAGGTGGTGATGAAGAGCGAGGCTCTGCTCATCGGCAACTGGAACATGGACGAGGAGAAGCATGAGATTCTGAACGAGATGCTGTTCCGCTTCGAGGCTGTACGTTCTGCACAGGACAAGAAGTACGTGATGATGAATGCTCCTAAGGAAAAGGTTCAGGAGATTACAGAAGTATTGCCAGGCATCAAGAGTCCTACGATTATCCCATTGGCTGATGAGGAATGGTGCTCTATCCACACCGTGCTGGATGAGAAGCGTTTCTGGGAAATCATAGGCAAGTTGAAGGAACTCGGTGCACAGGGCATCCTGGTAACACCAATCGAAAAAATGATATTGTAA
- the hisD gene encoding histidinol dehydrogenase, protein MKVIKYPAKEEWSEIVKRPHLDVSQLNATVQGVLDDVKNHGDEAVKRYEEKFDHAHLDSLAVTEAEIEEAEKMVSQELKDALHLAHHNIAAFHHSQKFDGVKVETCPGVTCWQKSVAIEKVGLYIPGGTAPLFSTVLMLATPAKIAGCKEIVLCTPPNKEGKVNPAILMAAKIAGVSKIFKAGGVQAIGAMAYGTESVPKVYKIFGPGNQFVMAAKQQVSLHDVAIDMPAGPSEVCLIADETANPVFAAADLLSQAEHGFDSQVFFITTSEKVLDDVKNEVEVQLERLPRKEMAQTSLDNSKFILVKTEEEAIDLCNTYAPEHLIIATADYEQLAEKVVNAGSVFLGNYACESAGDYASGTNHTLPTHGYALAYNGVNLDSYNRKITFQHLTEEGIRNIGNAVVTMAENEQLEAHANAMRLRVNSLKQ, encoded by the coding sequence ATGAAGGTAATAAAGTATCCTGCAAAGGAGGAATGGAGCGAGATTGTAAAACGCCCACACCTGGATGTTTCGCAGCTGAATGCGACCGTACAAGGTGTACTCGACGATGTGAAAAACCATGGCGACGAAGCCGTGAAGCGTTACGAGGAGAAGTTTGATCATGCCCATCTCGATTCTTTGGCTGTGACTGAAGCTGAAATCGAAGAGGCTGAGAAAATGGTTTCTCAAGAACTGAAAGACGCTTTGCACCTCGCCCATCATAACATTGCCGCATTCCATCATAGCCAGAAGTTTGATGGTGTAAAGGTTGAAACTTGCCCTGGTGTAACCTGCTGGCAGAAGAGTGTGGCTATAGAGAAGGTGGGATTGTATATCCCGGGAGGTACTGCTCCTCTCTTTAGCACCGTTCTGATGCTGGCTACTCCTGCCAAGATTGCGGGATGTAAAGAAATAGTACTATGTACTCCTCCTAATAAAGAAGGCAAGGTGAACCCGGCTATCCTCATGGCGGCAAAGATTGCGGGCGTAAGCAAGATCTTTAAGGCGGGTGGCGTTCAGGCTATCGGAGCCATGGCATACGGTACGGAGAGCGTGCCTAAGGTTTATAAGATTTTCGGTCCGGGCAACCAGTTTGTCATGGCTGCCAAGCAGCAGGTTTCCCTGCACGATGTGGCTATAGACATGCCTGCCGGTCCGTCTGAAGTTTGTCTTATTGCCGACGAAACAGCCAACCCTGTGTTTGCTGCTGCCGACCTGTTGTCGCAGGCTGAACATGGTTTCGATTCTCAGGTTTTCTTCATTACTACATCTGAAAAAGTGTTGGATGATGTAAAGAATGAAGTTGAAGTGCAACTTGAACGTTTGCCACGTAAAGAGATGGCACAGACCTCGTTAGACAACTCTAAGTTTATCCTCGTGAAGACTGAAGAAGAGGCAATCGACCTCTGTAATACTTATGCGCCGGAGCATCTGATTATCGCCACAGCCGATTACGAGCAGCTGGCAGAAAAAGTTGTGAATGCAGGTAGTGTATTCCTCGGAAACTATGCGTGCGAAAGTGCAGGCGACTATGCAAGCGGTACGAACCATACCTTGCCAACCCATGGTTATGCTTTGGCTTACAACGGAGTGAACCTGGACAGTTATAATCGCAAAATCACCTTCCAGCATCTAACAGAAGAAGGTATTCGTAACATTGGAAATGCTGTAGTGACCATGGCGGAAAATGAGCAATTGGAAGCTCATGCCAATGCGATGAGACTGAGAGTGAACAGTTTGAAACAATAG
- the hisC gene encoding histidinol-phosphate transaminase, translated as MKELKDLCRENIWNLAPYSCARTEFAGRNARVFLDANENPYNDPYNRYPDPLQVELKKQISKIKGVAEEKIFLGNGSDEAIDLVYRVFCRPGKDNVVAIAPTYGMYEVCADINDVEYRSVLLDENYQISAGKLLAACDEQTKVIWFCSPNNPTGNHINREAIVEVLQKFQGIVIIDEAYSDFSSERTFRSVLDRFPNMIVLNTMSKAWGCAALRLGMAFASKEIVDIFNKVKYPYNVNLLTQEHALEVMKNPLKVDEWVKNILQERSKVMAAFLDLPICEKVYPTDANFFLAKMTDANAIYNYLVAQGIIVRNRNKVQLCGNCLRITIGNKSENAELLGALRQY; from the coding sequence ATGAAAGAATTGAAAGATTTGTGCCGAGAGAACATCTGGAATCTGGCACCTTACAGTTGCGCCCGTACGGAGTTTGCAGGCAGAAATGCCCGCGTCTTCCTCGATGCCAACGAAAATCCATATAATGACCCTTACAATCGCTATCCTGATCCGCTGCAGGTTGAACTGAAGAAGCAGATCAGCAAGATTAAGGGTGTGGCTGAAGAGAAAATCTTCCTGGGCAACGGTTCTGACGAGGCCATCGATTTGGTTTACCGTGTATTCTGCCGCCCGGGCAAGGATAATGTAGTAGCGATTGCACCTACTTACGGAATGTATGAAGTTTGTGCAGACATCAACGATGTGGAGTATCGTTCTGTATTGCTTGATGAAAATTATCAGATTTCTGCCGGAAAACTGCTGGCAGCCTGCGATGAACAGACAAAGGTTATCTGGTTCTGCAGTCCGAACAATCCTACGGGTAATCACATTAACCGCGAGGCTATCGTAGAGGTGTTGCAGAAATTCCAGGGTATTGTCATCATCGACGAAGCCTACAGCGATTTCTCTTCGGAGCGCACATTCCGCAGCGTACTCGACAGATTTCCCAACATGATTGTGCTCAACACCATGAGTAAGGCATGGGGCTGTGCAGCCCTCCGTTTGGGAATGGCTTTTGCGAGCAAGGAGATTGTTGACATATTCAATAAGGTGAAATATCCTTATAACGTCAATCTGCTTACTCAGGAGCATGCGCTGGAAGTGATGAAGAATCCGCTGAAGGTTGACGAATGGGTGAAGAACATCCTGCAGGAGCGTTCTAAGGTAATGGCTGCATTCCTGGATCTGCCTATCTGCGAGAAGGTTTATCCTACTGATGCAAACTTCTTCCTGGCTAAAATGACCGACGCCAATGCCATCTATAATTATCTGGTGGCACAAGGCATTATCGTAAGAAACCGCAACAAGGTTCAGTTGTGTGGCAACTGTCTGAGAATTACGATAGGAAACAAGAGCGAGAATGCTGAATTACTCGGTGCTTTGAGACAGTACTAA
- a CDS encoding YgiQ family radical SAM protein, with protein MDYKLTDFLPTTKKECELRGWDELDVILFSGDAYVDHPSFGPAILGRILEANGYRVAIVPQPDWHGDFRDFKKLGRPRLFFGVSPGAMDSMVNRYTANRRMRSEDAFSPDSRHDMRPDYPSIVYTQILKKLFPDVPVALGGIEASLRRISHYDYWKDELRKCILCDSGADLILYGMGERSIVELANAFAEGKTLSQIHEMPQVVFYCKESEIPGGFKDDDIILHSHEECLHNKKGQAENVRHLEEEANKMHAQRMIQEVDGKYVVVNPPFPLMTTAELDAAFDLPYTRLPHPKYKGKTIPAYEMIKFSVNLHRGCFGGCSFCTISAHQGKFVVCRSKESILKEVKKIIQMPDFKGYLSDLGGPSANMYGMHGKNQKACEVCKRPSCVNPQICPNLNTDHSKLLEIYHAVDALPGIKKSFIGSGVRYDLLLHKSKDEKVNQAAREYTRELITKHVSGRLKVAPEHTSPEVLKFMRKPSFDLFYEFKRIFDKINKEEGLNQQIIPYFISSHPGCHEEDMAELAVITKGLDFHLEQVQDFTPTPMTISTETWYTGYDPYTLEPVFSAKTQKEKLAQRMFFFWYKPEERRAIESELRRIGRADLIDKLYDRKSMGGSFKGKKTHYDDKAIGSTYDNPGVGKGAKGKRGTGRNASDRYAPKGFGNVGCYDEDKYLNEGRPLSGGAGFFKNKKKKSFNPNFDNDNHSRKNRYNSGDKNERGGRGNQGRGNQGRNEGRGRRR; from the coding sequence ATGGATTATAAGTTAACAGATTTCTTACCTACCACCAAGAAAGAATGCGAGTTGCGCGGATGGGACGAACTCGATGTCATCCTCTTTTCAGGAGATGCTTACGTTGACCACCCATCCTTCGGCCCTGCCATCCTCGGACGAATACTGGAAGCCAACGGCTATCGGGTAGCCATCGTTCCCCAGCCCGACTGGCACGGCGATTTCCGAGACTTCAAGAAACTCGGTCGCCCTCGCCTCTTCTTTGGTGTTTCTCCGGGTGCCATGGACTCGATGGTGAACCGCTACACGGCCAACCGCCGCATGCGTAGCGAGGACGCTTTCAGTCCCGACTCCCGCCACGACATGCGCCCCGACTATCCGTCTATCGTCTATACGCAGATACTGAAGAAACTCTTTCCCGACGTACCTGTAGCACTAGGCGGTATTGAGGCTTCGTTGCGCCGCATCAGCCACTACGACTATTGGAAAGACGAGCTCCGCAAGTGCATTCTCTGCGATTCGGGCGCCGACCTCATTCTCTACGGAATGGGCGAACGTTCTATCGTAGAACTAGCCAATGCCTTTGCAGAAGGCAAGACGCTTAGCCAAATCCACGAAATGCCGCAGGTGGTTTTCTACTGCAAGGAAAGTGAGATTCCGGGCGGTTTCAAGGACGATGACATCATCCTCCACAGCCACGAAGAATGTCTCCACAACAAGAAGGGACAGGCTGAGAACGTGCGCCATCTGGAGGAAGAAGCCAACAAGATGCATGCTCAGCGCATGATTCAGGAAGTTGACGGCAAATATGTAGTGGTGAATCCGCCTTTCCCGCTGATGACTACCGCGGAACTGGATGCGGCTTTCGACCTGCCTTATACGCGTTTGCCTCATCCTAAATACAAGGGCAAGACCATTCCTGCCTACGAGATGATCAAGTTCTCCGTGAACCTTCATCGTGGCTGTTTCGGCGGCTGTTCTTTCTGCACCATTTCTGCCCATCAGGGTAAATTCGTGGTTTGCCGCAGCAAGGAGAGCATTCTGAAGGAGGTGAAGAAAATCATCCAGATGCCTGATTTCAAGGGCTATCTGAGCGATTTGGGCGGTCCTTCTGCCAACATGTACGGAATGCACGGCAAGAATCAGAAAGCCTGCGAAGTGTGCAAGCGCCCGTCGTGTGTAAACCCTCAGATTTGTCCGAACCTCAATACCGACCACAGCAAGCTTCTGGAGATTTATCATGCTGTAGATGCTTTGCCGGGAATCAAGAAGAGTTTCATTGGTAGTGGTGTGCGTTACGACCTTCTGCTGCATAAGAGCAAGGACGAAAAGGTGAATCAGGCGGCTAGAGAATACACGCGCGAACTGATTACCAAGCACGTGAGCGGCCGACTGAAGGTGGCTCCCGAACATACGAGTCCGGAGGTCTTGAAGTTCATGCGCAAGCCATCGTTCGACCTCTTCTACGAGTTCAAGCGCATCTTCGACAAGATCAACAAGGAAGAAGGTCTTAACCAGCAGATAATTCCTTACTTCATCAGTTCGCATCCGGGCTGTCATGAAGAAGACATGGCCGAACTTGCCGTCATTACGAAGGGACTGGATTTCCATCTGGAGCAGGTGCAGGATTTCACCCCTACTCCTATGACCATTTCTACCGAGACCTGGTACACGGGTTACGATCCTTACACCCTGGAGCCGGTCTTCAGCGCCAAGACTCAGAAAGAGAAGCTTGCCCAGCGCATGTTCTTCTTCTGGTACAAGCCTGAAGAGCGCCGCGCCATCGAGAGTGAACTTCGCCGGATAGGCAGAGCCGACCTCATCGACAAACTCTACGACAGGAAGAGCATGGGTGGCAGTTTCAAGGGTAAGAAGACGCATTATGACGATAAGGCGATAGGTTCTACATACGATAATCCTGGTGTAGGAAAAGGTGCTAAAGGCAAGCGTGGAACTGGCAGAAATGCGTCTGACCGCTATGCACCAAAGGGTTTCGGAAATGTAGGCTGCTATGATGAAGATAAATATCTGAACGAAGGCCGCCCATTAAGCGGAGGTGCCGGCTTCTTCAAGAACAAGAAGAAAAAGAGCTTCAACCCTAATTTCGACAACGACAACCACAGTCGCAAGAACCGCTACAACAGCGGGGATAAGAACGAACGCGGCGGCCGTGGAAATCAAGGTCGTGGAAATCAAGGAAGAAATGAAGGTAGAGGCAGAAGAAGATAA